In Candidatus Chlorohelix allophototropha, one DNA window encodes the following:
- a CDS encoding YggT family protein — MSVVFGIALVFLYFIWVMMFVAMIMSWIDPSRRFTITRLAYDVVDPLVAPIRRIIPPIGMLDISFIVAFILLRIVINFVASAGSIGNLPF; from the coding sequence ATGTCTGTCGTTTTTGGAATTGCGCTGGTGTTCCTATATTTTATTTGGGTTATGATGTTCGTGGCAATGATAATGTCTTGGATTGACCCAAGCCGGCGTTTTACTATTACTCGCTTAGCCTACGATGTGGTTGACCCACTGGTAGCGCCCATTCGCAGAATAATACCGCCTATCGGAATGCTGGATATTTCTTTTATAGTCGCCTTTATCCTGCTACGCATCGTCATCAACTTTGTGGCTTCTGCCGGAAGCATCGGCAATTTGCCCTTCTAA
- a CDS encoding SPFH domain-containing protein: protein MDAVLPVLFFILFIALIVGIAYTIFSRGIRIVPDGSVAIVERNGEFNRVLAPGRHFLFPLLDRISKMVELKEFEETIQIDNVLTGDMTLIDLDISITFRLAHYRPRMIKRDEAEIRRPRRVILWNKILIAEEDVYKAAVSVDNWKERSKRDAVTTLQDYFNTINYREEIYRSEQERARDPSVPAPLPRISQALTSLVNEKTRGLSEEERKKRGIRPDDPRYRGYGVELTSLTISNVRPDEKALQLWDAERQARAEAQIRLIKAASDSRIREIEAQNERLIRETLGLVNVSDYLTWRYIEAIRQSGRVAPPPPGVNVGEMEGYNSGGYAVSRSQNTPPG, encoded by the coding sequence ATGGATGCAGTTTTACCGGTTCTATTTTTTATTTTGTTTATTGCGCTAATTGTCGGCATAGCCTACACTATTTTTTCTCGCGGTATAAGAATTGTACCGGATGGCAGCGTGGCGATTGTGGAACGCAATGGCGAGTTTAATCGAGTGCTTGCGCCGGGTCGCCATTTTCTCTTTCCTTTGCTCGATCGCATCAGCAAAATGGTAGAGCTTAAAGAGTTTGAAGAGACTATCCAGATTGATAATGTGCTTACCGGGGATATGACCCTGATTGATCTTGATATTAGTATCACCTTTAGGTTGGCGCACTACCGCCCCCGTATGATTAAGCGCGATGAAGCCGAGATTCGCCGTCCTCGCCGTGTTATTCTGTGGAACAAGATTCTGATTGCAGAGGAAGACGTTTACAAAGCGGCAGTTTCGGTGGATAACTGGAAAGAGCGTTCCAAACGCGATGCGGTGACGACTCTACAGGACTATTTTAACACTATTAATTATCGCGAAGAGATTTATCGTTCTGAGCAAGAGCGCGCCCGCGACCCTTCCGTACCTGCCCCGCTGCCCCGCATTTCACAGGCGCTTACCTCTTTGGTCAATGAAAAGACTCGCGGTTTGAGCGAAGAAGAGCGGAAAAAGCGTGGTATTCGCCCGGATGATCCGCGTTACAGGGGCTATGGCGTGGAACTTACCAGCCTAACAATTTCAAATGTGCGCCCGGACGAAAAAGCCCTGCAATTGTGGGATGCAGAACGGCAAGCCCGCGCCGAAGCTCAGATTCGCTTAATCAAGGCTGCCAGCGATAGCCGTATTCGCGAGATTGAAGCGCAAAACGAGCGGCTTATCCGCGAAACGCTCGGTCTAGTCAATGTTAGCGATTATCTGACATGGCGTTATATCGAGGCTATTCGGCAATCCGGCAGAGTTGCGCCACCACCGCCCGGTGTAAATGTGGGCGAAATGGAAGGCTATAATTCAGGGGGTTACGCGGTTTCTCGTTCCCAGAACACCCCACCCGGTTAA